From a single Pempheris klunzingeri isolate RE-2024b chromosome 2, fPemKlu1.hap1, whole genome shotgun sequence genomic region:
- the setd5 gene encoding histone-lysine N-methyltransferase SETD5 isoform X2, producing MSIVIALGVTTPETSYSDMAAGSDPESVEASPAVNEKNYNNHSCGSAQSHGYRGLPYAMQQSSVVCCQDHNYGAPPPPTPPASPLSQTIIPRMDLNGVVRSSRYHETTEDNSADSDSSSEEDGAVASWCHCTLMPDGLLIKCDNCRGLDRRKGAEGQHRKTENVSAGESSATESGDEEVSPSTISYTATQHTPTSIKLTVNRVKRSKSKKRKKSTEKARGTPKGKKVKAFREGSRKSMRMKNSTTEASVLDENTAEGWESRIRQWTDQYEEALANQYSADVQTLLQLHRAATTTTVSKTESGTSTPPSTTQIHASVDAMDTINRTELACNNTVLGSQMQLQLGRVTRVQKHRKILRAAKSLEPDTLIIEYRGKVMLKQQFEVNGHFFKKPYPFVLFYSKFNDVEMCVDARTFGNDARFIRRSCTPNAEVRHMIAEGMIHLCIYAVSQITKDAEVTIGFDYEFNSCNYKVDCACHKGNQNCPVQKHNLSPRESLLSPPSLPPPSPLVGAETRRRKARRRELEGCLGSDSNQTLDQHQEAKELQGTSDAEERLLDEVKMEEGEEGEVDENGVTISNKKTCNSLERRRRRVGGTEVKDEGVETEDGTGNSTGNTPIPHNTGVGVSTRRTTYVMEAPSIEEKASLPNLPAPVAPPKPARPTKPRPKSRISRYRSSSSQRARRQRQALAQQAAAAAAAAAMAAVPSSADQGTALDEEGSQGPYGAEHGHGESGPGGHLHDGDGQPLNCINRGNVRYPKTKKYLVTEWLNDKVPGGEKVHQDVPVERPLRITTDPTVLATTLNMLPGLSHSSLICTTPRHYVRFGSPFNPERRRPRPLQMDGTYGCYKKRWIKQLEDESCSASVEDGTESTSSQQSTSSRSTPNPLSSEVNAPFKKRRSKYMADTTPAPSDHLLRPLSPITPPLPEDSLHPLLHTPCCSLLPNGLAYSPMPSLPASRCNTPLQFENISSPEASPVHRPESISPEPCLQTDFDVPRPQFPDLSLPSSLESPVAVNSDEFSLPGGPSGHDSQGPSSVGTCPLNPVSCPSSDLTPQNREQAFRTEFNLIYTCSPLNANLGNPVATDRRLSQSEGGFSPAESFHSSISGQGLLGDVGPGSMSPYGEPHYGGSYPDSGTPPHTSNPPQKKKVSLLEYRKRKQVSGRDSEPVSSSSSMGSTPTRPGSHYSQDSHHHTIPPSHQQMQPPASPHSSFSSSAHTSSIPQIEEASPPDHQGSSVQSRRQDNNQMVPTTVERLREGQGALERVLRSIKMERNYKKTDDSTEKESDADRYEIQAGSMASPMKSPHRYSPSVYSHQSSESHRQTDSPSFIQHTSNSPFRGSYSPSSGQSFYPRLSSSHPGLPQDHPPSSYASHTPTSSSDSRLPAGSLHQQSGTSNVDGSHGYSNSHLKASLLNSSGLVGSATLGPRSHGQTKGDSGAQASRGSQQQASRSLKSGSPGQTALQAGSRLLSASGPTHFPQRGTSLSQFQHSPLQGPGVRTQSGSF from the exons ATGAGCATAGTAATCGCGCTGGGAGTCACCACACCTGAAACGTCTTACTCAGATATGGCTGCTGGATCAGA cCCTGAGTCAGTTGAAGCAAGCCCTGCCGTGAAcgaaaaaaactacaacaaccACAGCTGTGGGAGTGCACAGAGTCATGGGTATCGGGGACTACCATATGCT ATGCAACAGTCTTCCGTTGTGTGTTGTCAGGATCACAACTATGGCGcgccccctccccccaccccacccgCCTCCCCGCTCTCCCAAACCATCATTCCCCGCATGGATCTCAACGGCGTGGTACGCAGCTCCCGCTATCACGAAACTACGGAGGACAACTCAGCCGACAGTGACAGCTCCTCAGAGGAGGACGGGGCTGTGGCCAGCTGGTGTCACTGCACCCTGATGCCCGACGGCCTGCTCATCAAATGTGACAACTGCAG GGGACTCGACAGGAGGAAAGGAGCAGAAGGccaacacagaaaaacagaaaatgtctcaG CTGGAGAGAGCAGTGCCACTGAGAGTGGTGATGAAGAAGTGTCGCCCTCCACCATCTCCTACACTGCCACCCAGCATACGCCCACCAGCATCAAACTTACTGTCAATCGGGTCAAAAGGAGTAAAtccaaaaagaggaagaagagcacgGAGAAAGCCCGTGGAACGCCGAAGGGCAAGAAAGTCAAG GCTTTCAGAGAGGGTTCTAGAAAGTCCATGAGGATGAAG AACTCAACGACGGAGGCCAGCGTGTTGGATGAGAACACAGCAGAGGGATGGGAGAGCAGGATCCGCCAGTGGACGGACCAGTATGAGGAAGCTCTAGCCAACCAGTACAGCGCTGATGTCCAGACACTTCTCCAGCTTCACCGcgctgccaccaccaccaccgtcTCAAAGACCGAGAGCGGCACCTCAACACCTCCTTCCACCACACAGATCCACGCCTCAGTCGACGCCATGGACACTATCAACCGTACAGAGCTGGCCTGTAACAACACAGTGCTGGGCTCACAGATGCAG CTCCAGTTGGGGCGGGTAACACGGGTGCAGAAACACAGGAAGATCCTCAGAGCAGCCAAGAGCTTGGAACCAGACACCCTCATCATTGAATATCGAGGAAAGGTCATGCTCAAACAACAGTTTGAAGTCAACGGGCATTTCTTCAAAAA ACCATACCCATTTGTGCTGTTCTACTCAAAGTTTAATGATGTAGAGATGTGTGTTGATGCAAGGACCTTTGGAAATGACGCCCGCTTCATCAGGAGGTCCTGCACACCCAATGCTGAG GTCCGGCATATGATTGCCGAGGGCATGATCCATCTGTGTATCTACGCCGTCAGTCAAATCACAAAGGACGCTGAGGTCACCATCGGATTTGACTACGAGTTCAATAGCTG TAATTACAAAGTGGACTGTGCCTGCCATAAGGGCAACCAGAACTGCCCAGTGCAGAAGCACAACTTGAGCCCCAGGGAGAGCTTGCTGAGTCCCCCTTCCTtgccacccccctccccactgGTTGGTGCTGAGACCCGACGGAGAAAAGccaggaggagagagctggagggcTGCCTTGGCAGTGACAGCAACCAGACCCTGGACCAGCACCAGGAGGCCAAAGAACTGCAGGGGACCAGTGATGCAGAG GAGAGACTGCTGGATGAGGTGAAGatggaagagggagaggagggagaggtggaTGAAAACGGTGTCACCATCTCCaataaaaaa ACATGTAACAGCCTAGAAAGGAGGCGGAGGAGAGTGGGAGGCACGGAGGTGAAGGACGAGGGTGTGGAAACAGAGGACGGGACGGGAAACTCCACAGGGAACACCCCCATACCCCACAACACCGGAGTAGGGGTGAGCACACGACGCACGACCTATGTCATG GAAGCTCCATCTATTGAAGAAAAGGCCTCATTACCAAACCTGCCTGCCCCAGTTGCTCCCCCTAAACCTGCACGACCCACCAAGCCTCGGCCCAAAAGTCGGATCTCTCGCTATCGGTCAAGCTCATCCCAGCGTGCCCGGCGGCAGCGACAGGCCCTCgcccagcaggcagcagcagctgctgcggCAGCAGCAATGGCAGCAGTGCCATCATCAGCCGATCAGGGTACCGCGTTGGACGAGGAGGGATCTCAAGGCCCATATGGTGCTGAACATGGCCACGGAGAGAGCGGTCCAGGGGGTCATCTCCATGATGGAGATGGCCAGCCTCTAAACTGCATAAATAGAGGCAATGTGCGCTACCCTAAGACCAAGAAG TACCTGGTGACAGAGTGGTTGAATGACAAGGTCCCTGGAGGGGAAAAGGTCCACCAAGATGTGCCTGTTGAGCGCCCGCTGAGGATAACCACTGACCCCACGGTGCTGGCCACCACCCTCAACATGCTGCCAGGCCTCTCCCACTCATCGCTCATCTGCACCACACCCAGACACTACGTCCGCTTCGGCTCCCCCTTCAACCCTGAAAGACGACGGCCCCGCCCACTCCAAATGGACGGCACTTATGGCTGCTATAAGAAG AGATGGATAAAGCAGCTGGAGGATGAGAGCTGCTCAGCCAGTGTGGAGGACGGCACAGAGTCCACCTCCTCCCAGCAAAGTACCAGTAGCAGATCCACTCCCAACCCCTTGTCCAGTG AAGTCAACGCACCGTTTAAGAAGCGCCGCTCCAAGTATATGGCAGACACGACACCAGCACCCTCGGACCACCTGCTTCGCCCGCTGTCACCCATCACCCCGCCGCTTCCGGAGGACTCCCTCCACCCGCTGCTCCACACCCCTTGTTGCTCCTTGCTGCCCAACGGCCTGGCTTACTCACCCATGCCCTCACTTCCCGCCAGCCGCTGCAACACACCGTTGCAATTTGAA AACATATCATCCCCTGAGGCGTCTCCTGTTCACCGGCCAGAGTCCATTTCTCCTGAG CCGTGTCTTCAGACGGACTTTGATGTCCCTCGGCCTCAGTTCCCAGACCTGTCGCTCCCCTCCAGCTTGGAGAGCCCCGTGGCTGTAAACTCAGATGAATTTTCCCTTCCTGGAGGCCCATCAGGTCACGATTCCCAGGGCCCATCATCTGTAGGGACCTGTCCCTTAAATCCAGTGTCCTGTCCTTCCTCAGACCTAACCCCCCAAAACAGGGAGCAGGCCTTCAGGACAGAGTTCAACCTCATATACACTTGCTCGCCCCTCAATGCAAATCTGGGGAACCCTGTGGCCACCGACCGCCGCCTCTCCCAGTCAGAAGGTGGCTTCTCCCCCGCAGAGTCCTTCCACAGTTCCATAAGCGGCCAGGGGCTGCTGGGAGACGTCGGCCCTGGCTCCATGTCACCGTATGGCGAGCCACATTACGGAGGAAGCTACCCAGATAGTGGCACACCTCCTCACACCAGCAACCCACCACAAAAGAAGAAG GTTTCTTTGCTGGAGTACCGCAAGAGGAAGCAGGTCAGCGGTCGTGACTCTGaaccagtcagcagcagctcgtCTATGGGCAGCACACCCACCCGACCTGGCTCCCACTATAGCCAGGACTCCCATCATCATACCATCCCACCTTCCCATCAGCAGATGCAGCCCCCGGCCtcccctcacagctccttctcctcctcagcacacACCTCCTCCATCCCACAGATAGAGGAAGCCAGTCCTCCAGACCACCAGGGCTCGTCAGTGCAGTCCAGACGGCAGGACAACAACCA GATGGTCCCCACTACTGTTGAACGTTTAAGGGAAGGTCAGGGGGCTCTGGAGCGAGTGCTAAGAAGCATCAAGATGGAGCGGAATTACAAGAAGACTGATGACTCTACAGAGAAGGAATCTG ATGCAGATCGATATGAGATTCAGGCAGGGTCCATGGCTTCTCCCATGAAGAGTCCACACAGATACAGTCCCTCTGTGTACTCTCACCAG TCATCAGAAAGCCACCGGCAGACGGACAGCCCGTCGTTCATCCAGCACACCTCCAACTCTCCATTCCGGGGTTCCTACAGTCCCTCATCAGGCCAGAGCTTCTACCCACGcctttcctcctctcacccagGACTGCCCCAGGACCACCCTCCATCCTCCTATGCCAGTcacacccccacctcctcctcagactCCAGGCTGCCAGCGGGCTCTCTACACCAGCAGAGTGGCACCAGTAACGTGGACGGAAGCCACGGCTACAGCAACAGCCACTTAAAAGCAAGCCTTTTGAACAGCAGCGGCCTGGTGGGGTCTGCCACCCTAGGACCCAGGTCCCACGGGCAGACTAAAGGTGACTCGGGTGCCCAGGCCTCTAGAGGGAGTCAGCAGCAGGCGTCTCGCAGCCTGAAGTCTGGCAGCCCAGGCCAGACAGCGCTGCAGGCCGGCTCCAGGCTGCTGTCGGCCTCCGGACCGACACACTTCCCACAGCGGGGGACAAGCCTCAGTCAGTTCCAGCACTCCCCCCTCCAGGGACCCGGAGTAAGGACACAGTCAGGAAGCTTTTAG